From the Anaerolineales bacterium genome, one window contains:
- a CDS encoding energy-coupling factor transporter transmembrane component T: MSTPTLYIPRSSGLHALHPLTKIAMTGVFFVAAATLSNVWWLLALYAVGLLPLAFWGQVFRPFIKSNALLIWPFALSLFLIQGFFARGTHVLLQLGPLSLKEEGLWLAAHFTARLLVWLGAAVLMMIVTRPDKLMLALIERGMPRQIAYIILAALQIIPRFQDKAQGILDAQRSRGLETEGSLIHRMRMLVPLVAPLILGSVLELDERAMALEARAFSRQGPRTSLTELADSKSQSVLRWGFLLVMLALIAARIVGLTP; the protein is encoded by the coding sequence ATGAGCACACCGACGCTCTACATTCCCCGCTCCAGTGGGCTGCACGCCCTTCATCCGCTGACAAAAATCGCCATGACGGGCGTTTTTTTCGTGGCCGCAGCCACGCTGTCCAACGTATGGTGGCTGCTCGCGCTCTACGCCGTCGGACTGCTGCCGCTGGCCTTTTGGGGACAGGTCTTCCGGCCCTTCATCAAGAGCAACGCATTATTGATCTGGCCCTTCGCACTGTCGCTCTTCCTCATCCAGGGTTTCTTCGCCCGCGGTACGCACGTGCTGCTCCAGCTCGGGCCGCTTTCCCTCAAGGAGGAAGGCTTGTGGCTGGCGGCGCATTTCACCGCACGCTTGTTGGTCTGGTTGGGCGCGGCCGTGCTGATGATGATCGTCACCCGGCCGGACAAACTCATGCTGGCGCTGATCGAACGCGGCATGCCGCGGCAGATCGCCTACATCATCCTCGCCGCCCTGCAAATCATCCCTCGCTTCCAGGATAAGGCGCAGGGCATTCTCGATGCGCAGCGCTCCCGCGGGCTGGAAACCGAAGGGTCCTTGATTCACCGCATGCGCATGCTGGTTCCGCTCGTGGCGCCGTTGATCCTCGGCAGCGTTCTGGAATTGGACGAGCGCGCCATGGCGCTGGAGGCGCGCGCCTTCAGCCGCCAGGGACCAAGGACGAGTCTCACCGAACTGGCGGATTCAAAAAGTCAATCCGTTCTGCGCTGGGGTTTCCTCCTCGTCATGTTGGCGCTGATCGCGGCCAGGATCGTGGGGCTGACCCCATGA
- a CDS encoding ABC transporter ATP-binding protein, with amino-acid sequence MIRVEKLSYRYPGSEEEVLQEIELTIPTGQFCGVVGPNEAGKSTLCYALTGFIPHFYHGRLTGQVTVGTKNISETPLGEIAGDIGLVFQNPFNQITGSEFSVSEEVAFGLENLGLPRSEIEDRVGWALSMMGLQEISDRSPFDLSGGQQQRLALASMIAMRPRVLVLDEPTSQLDPSGTRDLFLALQRMVQEREMTVVLVEHKLEWLARFSDRVLLLSEGRVIADGAPRSVLTSSKLDEIGLQPTRFTRAAQSARARGAGKTDGDLPITLEQATEIFR; translated from the coding sequence ATGATTCGGGTCGAGAAACTATCCTACCGTTATCCCGGCAGCGAGGAAGAGGTGCTGCAGGAAATCGAACTGACGATCCCCACCGGGCAGTTCTGCGGCGTCGTGGGACCGAACGAAGCAGGGAAGTCGACGCTGTGCTACGCCCTCACCGGCTTCATCCCCCATTTCTATCATGGCCGGCTGACAGGGCAGGTCACGGTGGGGACGAAAAACATCAGCGAAACACCGCTGGGCGAGATCGCCGGAGACATCGGTCTCGTGTTTCAAAATCCCTTCAACCAGATCACGGGGTCGGAGTTCTCGGTAAGCGAAGAAGTGGCATTCGGGCTCGAAAACCTGGGCCTGCCGCGCAGTGAAATCGAAGATCGCGTGGGCTGGGCGCTGAGCATGATGGGGCTGCAGGAAATATCAGATCGCTCTCCATTTGACCTTTCGGGTGGACAGCAGCAGCGTCTGGCGCTGGCGTCGATGATCGCCATGCGGCCGCGGGTGCTCGTGCTGGACGAACCGACGAGTCAGTTGGACCCGTCCGGGACGCGGGACCTTTTTCTCGCGCTGCAGCGCATGGTTCAGGAGCGAGAGATGACCGTGGTGCTCGTCGAGCACAAGCTGGAGTGGCTGGCTCGATTTTCGGACCGAGTATTGCTCCTGTCGGAAGGCCGCGTCATCGCGGACGGCGCACCTCGAAGCGTGCTTACCTCCTCCAAATTGGACGAGATCGGGCTTCAACCCACACGTTTCACGCGTGCCGCGCAATCGGCCAGAGCGCGCGGAGCAGGTAAAACGGACGGCGACCTGCCGATTACCCTCGAGCAGGCGACGGAGATCTTTCGATGA
- a CDS encoding ABC transporter ATP-binding protein, protein MNVVIENLSYQYPSGVEALRDIDLRIKDDEAVAIIGENGAGKTTLVKHLNGLLLPTSGNVLIGEWNTQEHTVAQLSRRVGYVFQNPDDQLFARTVRAEVTFGPKNLNLNPAEVDARVERALQLTALQSLGDRHPYDLHASKRNLVAIAATLAMETPIIIFDEPTTGQDSNGVAMMGEMIERLKSENHTVIAITHDLDFCAEHFDRVVVMSQGRILIDDRAQISLAQEDILHAAGLEPPQMIRLAEAIGLPAAPRTVEAFVEAWIAAREGKQP, encoded by the coding sequence ATGAACGTCGTCATCGAAAACCTTTCCTATCAATACCCTTCCGGCGTCGAAGCGCTGCGCGATATCGACTTGCGAATCAAAGACGACGAAGCCGTGGCGATCATCGGGGAGAACGGCGCCGGAAAGACGACGCTCGTCAAACATCTCAACGGTCTGCTCCTGCCCACGTCGGGGAACGTTCTCATCGGCGAATGGAACACACAGGAGCACACGGTGGCGCAGCTATCCCGCAGGGTCGGATATGTGTTCCAGAATCCCGACGATCAACTCTTCGCCCGCACGGTGCGCGCAGAGGTGACTTTCGGGCCGAAGAATTTGAATTTGAACCCTGCGGAGGTTGATGCGCGCGTGGAACGAGCGCTTCAATTGACCGCGCTTCAATCCCTCGGCGACCGGCATCCATACGACCTGCATGCGTCGAAACGCAACCTGGTTGCAATCGCCGCCACCCTGGCAATGGAAACACCGATCATCATTTTCGACGAACCCACGACCGGGCAGGATTCGAACGGTGTGGCGATGATGGGCGAGATGATCGAACGCTTGAAGTCGGAAAACCACACGGTGATCGCCATCACGCACGATTTGGATTTCTGCGCCGAACATTTCGACCGCGTCGTTGTGATGTCCCAGGGTAGGATATTGATAGACGACCGTGCGCAAATATCACTGGCGCAGGAAGATATCTTGCACGCAGCAGGATTGGAACCACCGCAGATGATCCGCCTGGCCGAGGCGATCGGGCTACCCGCCGCTCCGCGCACCGTCGAAGCCTTCGTAGAAGCGTGGATCGCAGCCAGGGAGGGCAAGCAGCCATGA